One stretch of Chryseobacterium indologenes DNA includes these proteins:
- a CDS encoding putative phage abortive infection protein: MDVTNLSLLSISVVLILIFLLFADFQQKFSKLFYKSNTDLRIKISIILGVLFLIYGIFSPYITPVFYKIFEESSSDKSNLNELGDAVGGMMSPFVAIAGVIFTFLAFYMQKKANDDIKNQFVIQQFENQFYEMLRLHKENVNEIELNTKNGEQLKGRIAFHEMKKEFEILLTFTREYEGRNLDKELVSIAYEKYFWGFDNEVVFSRIPLALTEWDESSYDTQLLRLKNKESTQKIFEAQVLLEKNLKIPFLQGYHVHLGHYYRHLFHTVKYVTSRTFLDYDAKLNYLRILRAQLSNYEQVMLFYNWLSDYGDQWENDANQFFTRYKMIHNLWSSQILDEEFFQSELKSLIIKYRSLGLKDDLFESGDKKIMGEE; encoded by the coding sequence ATGGATGTAACCAATCTTTCTTTACTTTCAATATCTGTTGTTTTAATTTTAATTTTTCTACTGTTTGCTGATTTCCAACAAAAGTTTTCAAAACTATTTTATAAAAGTAATACAGATTTAAGAATTAAGATATCGATTATATTGGGAGTTCTTTTTCTCATTTATGGTATTTTTTCTCCATATATAACTCCAGTATTTTATAAAATTTTTGAAGAATCCTCATCAGATAAAAGTAATCTAAATGAGTTGGGAGACGCAGTTGGAGGAATGATGAGCCCATTTGTAGCAATTGCAGGTGTTATATTTACATTTTTAGCTTTTTATATGCAAAAAAAAGCGAATGATGATATTAAGAATCAATTTGTAATCCAACAATTTGAAAACCAATTTTACGAAATGCTTCGCCTTCATAAGGAAAATGTTAATGAAATTGAACTTAATACAAAAAATGGAGAACAGTTGAAGGGAAGAATTGCATTTCATGAGATGAAGAAAGAATTCGAAATATTATTAACTTTTACCAGGGAATATGAAGGTAGAAATTTAGATAAGGAGTTGGTATCTATCGCTTACGAAAAATATTTTTGGGGATTTGATAACGAGGTGGTTTTTTCGCGAATTCCGCTTGCTCTTACTGAATGGGATGAAAGTTCTTATGACACTCAACTTTTAAGATTAAAGAACAAAGAGTCCACTCAAAAAATTTTTGAAGCACAAGTATTATTAGAGAAAAATTTGAAAATTCCTTTTTTGCAAGGATATCATGTTCACTTAGGGCATTATTATCGTCATTTATTTCATACTGTAAAATATGTTACTAGCAGAACATTTTTAGATTATGATGCGAAATTGAATTATCTCCGCATTTTAAGAGCTCAATTGTCAAATTATGAGCAAGTAATGCTATTTTATAATTGGTTAAGTGATTATGGAGATCAGTGGGAAAATGATGCAAACCAATTCTTTACTCGATATAAAATGATTCACAATTTATGGTCTTCACAAATTTTAGATGAAGAATTTTTCCAAAGCGAACTTAAATCACTTATAATTAAATACCGTTCATTAGGACTTAAGGACGATTTATTTGAAAGCGGTGATAAAAAGATAATGGGTGAAGAATGA
- a CDS encoding Eco57I restriction-modification methylase domain-containing protein, whose amino-acid sequence MPENYINSDILEGIIYGRVEPHIYAFSTETIPNYMKVGDTYRPIEKRLNEWRKYYPNLERKYSDVAKADDQTFYRDLSVHYFLESEKKRKRLQTDSIPDIPYYSKEFFENTSIEDIQEAVNDIKSGFSDNNGKYQFYKFDSSRIPLAFVYERVLCFPPRPNQDKTIKKFKIAVDNGRTNLLMYAVMRFGKSFTSLCCATEIDARIVVVVSAKADVKSEWKKTTESHKRFKDYEFLDSDSLLASDTVISDNLAENKKLVIFLTLQDLQGDDIKAKHQELFDNEIDLLIVDETHFGARASEYGKVLQSKTDINRELKGGDETLEELENSLKVFIAKIRLHLSGTPYRILMGSEFTYEDIIAFYQFTDIADDQQKWDEENLNKDDVKEWDNPYYGFPQMIRFAFNPNESSRKKMEDLKNNGITYAFSALFRPKSIRKDTVQNLHKKFEHESEILDLLEVIDGSKNDENLLGFLDYDKIKKGNMCRHIVCVLPFRASCDALENLIIENKERFKNLCGYEIINIAGVENETEFRNTQDVKTKIKAYEAENKKTITLTVNRMLTGSTVEEWDTMLYFKDTASPQEYDQAIFRLQNQYIREFVDENNDVIKFNMKPQTLLVDFDPNRMFVMQEQKSQIYNVNTDSNGNSKLEERLSRELEISPIIVLNHNKLVEVKPADVLDAVRKYSSERSVLDEATALPVDLSILNNPLLKEEIEKQGEIGSKQGLEIKAIETEGEGDDFDIDESTTGEENINEQEPSYGSSEETKNDETSIKKKFATYYSKILFFAFLTDSKVISLQAILDEIDENLNNKRLAKNLGLKVEILNIFQAALNPFILSELDYKIQNINTLTNDSTLQPMERAEIAMRKFTRLSESEIVTPEKVTERMINVFPEGAITEGTKLLDIASKQGEFAFACYKKFGKNIANNFYSIPTSKIAYEFTRKVYELLELDVSHIESEFTSYDLIKDENELIQESRIKINSDDMKFDVVIGNPPYQAKDGGAGASAKPIYNFFVEKSQELEPQYISMIIPTRWFSGGKGLDDFRDKMLNDPHISELHDFLNPKVLFQDTNNRGGICFFLWNKEFNAQEEFPTIYTYKEENNPIIDHRNLKNGDSEIFIRHSAAIDIIKKIKEDESFESIEGYVSARKPFSLDGNIIKDKEKFFNTKVNARFLKCYGRGMKTGYVNESLVTKNKDWIKKFKVFAPYANNIGTELNDDNLNSFIGKPKEICTETYIVIGADLNLDSKSANNLSKFLTTKFARFLQSLAKISQHGTSKTYQYIPLQNFELESDIDWSKSVNEIDQQLYSKYNLTVEEIEFIEESIKPM is encoded by the coding sequence ATGCCAGAAAACTATATTAATTCAGATATTCTTGAAGGTATCATTTATGGAAGAGTTGAACCTCATATTTATGCTTTTTCGACGGAAACAATTCCAAATTACATGAAGGTTGGAGATACTTATCGACCTATAGAGAAAAGATTAAATGAATGGCGAAAGTACTATCCCAATTTGGAAAGAAAATATTCTGACGTTGCGAAAGCAGATGATCAAACTTTTTATAGAGACTTATCAGTTCATTATTTTTTAGAAAGCGAAAAGAAGCGAAAAAGATTACAGACTGATTCTATTCCGGATATTCCATACTATTCAAAAGAGTTTTTTGAAAATACGTCTATTGAAGATATTCAGGAAGCGGTAAATGACATTAAATCTGGATTTTCTGACAATAACGGCAAGTATCAATTTTACAAATTTGATAGCAGTAGGATTCCTTTAGCATTTGTTTATGAAAGAGTTCTTTGTTTTCCCCCTAGACCAAATCAGGACAAAACAATCAAGAAATTTAAGATTGCTGTAGATAATGGCAGAACAAATTTGCTAATGTATGCCGTTATGCGTTTTGGAAAATCCTTTACCTCATTGTGTTGTGCAACTGAAATTGACGCAAGGATTGTGGTAGTGGTTTCAGCGAAAGCCGATGTTAAAAGTGAATGGAAAAAAACTACTGAAAGTCATAAAAGGTTTAAAGATTATGAGTTTCTTGATAGCGACAGTCTACTTGCAAGTGATACAGTTATCTCTGATAATTTAGCAGAAAATAAGAAATTGGTGATATTCTTAACACTTCAAGATCTGCAAGGAGATGATATCAAAGCAAAACATCAAGAACTTTTCGACAATGAAATTGATTTATTAATTGTAGACGAAACTCATTTTGGGGCAAGAGCAAGTGAATATGGAAAAGTTCTACAATCAAAAACTGATATTAATAGAGAATTGAAAGGTGGAGATGAAACACTTGAAGAGTTAGAAAATTCACTAAAGGTTTTTATTGCGAAGATCCGCCTTCATCTTTCTGGAACACCTTATCGAATTCTGATGGGTAGTGAGTTCACTTATGAAGATATTATCGCTTTCTACCAGTTTACTGACATTGCGGACGATCAACAAAAATGGGATGAAGAGAATTTAAACAAAGATGATGTTAAAGAATGGGATAATCCGTATTATGGATTTCCGCAGATGATTCGTTTTGCATTCAACCCGAACGAATCTTCCAGAAAGAAAATGGAAGATTTGAAGAATAATGGGATCACTTATGCTTTTTCAGCATTATTTAGACCCAAATCAATCAGAAAAGATACTGTACAAAATCTCCATAAAAAATTTGAACACGAATCGGAAATTCTTGATCTACTAGAAGTAATTGATGGATCAAAAAATGACGAAAATCTTTTGGGGTTTTTGGATTATGATAAAATTAAGAAAGGAAATATGTGCAGACATATTGTTTGTGTTCTGCCGTTTCGTGCATCTTGTGATGCTTTGGAGAATTTAATTATTGAAAATAAAGAAAGGTTCAAGAATCTTTGTGGTTATGAAATTATCAATATTGCTGGAGTAGAGAATGAAACTGAATTTCGAAATACTCAGGATGTAAAAACAAAAATAAAAGCTTACGAGGCAGAGAATAAAAAAACGATTACGTTAACCGTAAATAGGATGTTAACTGGTAGTACGGTTGAAGAATGGGATACGATGCTATATTTCAAAGATACTGCATCGCCACAGGAATATGACCAAGCAATATTTAGATTGCAAAATCAGTATATCAGAGAATTTGTTGATGAAAACAATGATGTCATTAAATTCAACATGAAGCCACAAACCTTGTTGGTTGATTTTGATCCGAATAGAATGTTTGTGATGCAAGAGCAGAAATCACAAATATACAACGTAAACACTGATTCTAACGGAAATTCAAAATTGGAAGAAAGATTGAGTCGAGAGTTGGAGATATCACCCATTATTGTACTTAATCATAATAAGTTAGTCGAAGTAAAACCTGCAGATGTTTTAGATGCAGTTAGAAAATATTCAAGTGAGAGAAGCGTCTTAGATGAAGCAACTGCTTTACCCGTTGATCTTTCAATCTTAAATAATCCTTTATTGAAGGAAGAAATTGAAAAACAGGGTGAAATTGGATCTAAACAAGGGTTAGAAATAAAAGCGATTGAAACAGAAGGTGAGGGTGATGATTTCGATATTGATGAATCTACTACAGGGGAAGAGAACATTAATGAGCAAGAACCATCTTACGGTAGTTCTGAAGAAACAAAAAATGATGAAACCTCCATCAAAAAGAAATTTGCAACGTATTATTCTAAGATTTTATTTTTTGCATTCTTAACTGATTCAAAGGTGATATCATTACAAGCAATTCTTGATGAGATTGATGAAAATCTAAATAATAAAAGATTGGCTAAGAATCTTGGACTAAAGGTAGAAATTTTGAATATTTTTCAAGCTGCTCTGAATCCATTCATATTAAGTGAATTAGATTACAAAATTCAGAATATTAATACTTTGACAAATGACTCTACATTGCAACCAATGGAAAGAGCAGAGATTGCGATGCGGAAATTCACAAGATTATCCGAATCGGAAATTGTTACTCCAGAAAAGGTCACAGAACGAATGATTAATGTTTTTCCAGAGGGTGCAATAACAGAAGGAACCAAATTACTTGATATTGCTTCCAAACAGGGTGAATTTGCTTTTGCCTGCTATAAGAAGTTTGGAAAAAACATTGCCAATAATTTTTATTCTATTCCAACTTCAAAAATAGCTTATGAATTTACTAGGAAGGTATATGAATTATTGGAACTTGATGTTTCTCATATAGAAAGTGAATTTACTTCCTACGATCTTATCAAAGATGAAAATGAATTAATACAAGAAAGTCGAATAAAAATTAATAGTGACGATATGAAATTTGATGTAGTTATTGGAAATCCACCTTATCAAGCAAAGGATGGTGGAGCAGGTGCAAGTGCGAAACCCATTTACAATTTTTTTGTGGAAAAGTCGCAAGAATTGGAACCTCAATATATTTCAATGATAATTCCGACCAGATGGTTCTCCGGAGGAAAAGGATTAGATGATTTCAGAGATAAAATGCTAAACGATCCTCATATTTCAGAATTGCATGATTTTCTTAATCCAAAAGTACTTTTTCAAGATACAAATAATAGAGGTGGAATTTGTTTTTTCTTGTGGAACAAAGAATTTAATGCACAAGAAGAATTTCCAACTATCTATACTTATAAAGAAGAAAATAATCCTATTATAGACCATCGTAACCTAAAAAATGGAGATTCTGAGATATTCATTAGACATTCTGCTGCAATAGATATAATCAAGAAGATAAAAGAAGATGAAAGTTTCGAATCGATAGAAGGTTATGTTTCAGCAAGGAAACCATTTAGTCTAGATGGAAATATTATTAAAGATAAGGAGAAGTTTTTCAATACTAAAGTTAACGCAAGATTTTTGAAATGTTATGGAAGAGGCATGAAAACAGGATATGTTAATGAATCTCTTGTAACCAAGAACAAGGATTGGATTAAGAAATTTAAAGTATTTGCTCCATATGCAAATAACATCGGAACAGAATTGAATGATGATAATCTAAATTCCTTTATTGGAAAACCGAAAGAGATTTGCACTGAAACTTACATAGTAATAGGTGCTGATCTAAATTTAGATTCAAAATCCGCGAATAATCTTTCAAAATTTCTCACGACAAAGTTTGCTCGTTTTCTACAAAGTTTGGCAAAGATTAGTCAGCATGGAACGTCAAAAACCTATCAATATATTCCACTTCAAAATTTTGAATTAGAATCTGATATAGATTGGTCAAAATCTGTAAATGAAATAGATCAACAGCTTTATAGTAAGTACAATTTGACTGTCGAAGAAATAGAATTTATAGAAGAGTCAATTAAACCGATGTAA
- a CDS encoding DUF262 and DUF1524 domain-containing protein, with translation MKASSANLLTVIKGPKQFVIPIYQRTYSWQLAQCDQLLKDIIRISKNDNLQGHFLGSIVYFQEDIHTISDVPKLLVIDGQQRLTTVSLLILALAHFLKNNPVELDTNANKLFNYYLLNSDEDNDLRYKLMLTRGDKQSYINLLNEIPQEDTMNRVTENYKFFASRINEENVKVIYNGVLRLFIVDVALEKDKDNPQLIFESMNSTGLDLSQADLIRNYVLMGQEIDLQTKLYENYWFPMEQTFGNEYSTRFDGFMRDYLSVKTGKIPRIGEVYEEFKLYINSDRSSESIEENVKDTFNFANHYSKIVLRKEKDKDLQEMFSNILKLKVDVAYPFILPVYNDYVHGLVSKDDFISILKLVESYVFRRAICGIPTNSLNKTFGNLYKSVNTENYLESVQASFQLLDSYKRFPDDTEFEKEIISKDVYNFRSRNYLLSKLENFKRKEFVNVDEYTIEHILPQNQNLSEEWQNMLGEEWQDIQKKYLHTLGNLTLTGYNSEMSDHPFARKKSIEGGFDDSPLRLNTYLRTASQWTPTEIGERAGELSQKATLIWDSPKLSSEILERYLQKDEKEIVSYNLNHFGYLEGEILELYESLKKRILNIDSSVKEEIKKLYIAFKSSTNFVDIEPQKSRLRLMLNMKFDEINDPLNLAKDVTGLGRWGNGDVEVGISNINEIDDVMDLIQQAFDVQVGA, from the coding sequence ATGAAAGCTTCATCAGCAAACCTACTCACGGTGATTAAAGGTCCAAAACAGTTTGTTATCCCAATTTATCAAAGAACATACAGTTGGCAATTAGCACAATGCGACCAACTTTTGAAGGATATTATTCGTATAAGCAAGAACGATAATCTTCAAGGGCATTTTTTAGGTTCAATTGTTTATTTTCAAGAAGATATTCACACCATTTCAGATGTTCCAAAACTTTTGGTGATAGACGGACAACAAAGACTCACGACGGTTTCTTTGCTTATACTCGCTTTAGCACATTTTCTGAAAAATAATCCTGTTGAATTAGATACAAATGCAAATAAACTATTCAATTATTATCTGCTTAATTCAGATGAAGATAATGATTTGAGATATAAATTAATGTTGACCAGAGGGGATAAGCAATCATATATCAATTTGTTGAACGAGATTCCTCAAGAAGACACAATGAATAGAGTTACTGAGAATTACAAGTTTTTTGCTTCAAGAATTAATGAAGAAAATGTAAAAGTCATTTACAATGGTGTTCTGCGGTTATTCATTGTAGATGTTGCTCTTGAAAAAGACAAAGACAATCCACAACTTATTTTTGAAAGTATGAATTCTACTGGTTTGGATTTGTCTCAGGCAGACCTGATCCGCAATTATGTCTTAATGGGGCAAGAGATTGATTTGCAGACCAAACTTTACGAAAATTATTGGTTTCCAATGGAGCAGACTTTTGGTAATGAATATTCAACTCGTTTTGATGGTTTTATGAGGGATTATCTTTCTGTAAAAACTGGTAAAATTCCTAGAATTGGAGAGGTTTACGAAGAATTTAAACTTTATATTAATTCTGATAGATCATCAGAATCAATCGAAGAAAATGTAAAAGACACATTCAACTTTGCCAATCATTATTCTAAAATAGTTTTACGAAAAGAAAAGGATAAAGATTTGCAGGAAATGTTTAGCAATATTTTAAAACTTAAAGTTGATGTAGCATATCCTTTCATTCTGCCGGTGTACAATGATTATGTACATGGATTAGTTTCAAAGGATGATTTTATTTCTATTTTGAAACTAGTTGAAAGTTATGTTTTCCGAAGAGCAATCTGCGGTATTCCAACCAACAGTTTGAACAAGACATTTGGTAATCTCTACAAATCTGTGAACACTGAAAACTATCTCGAAAGTGTGCAAGCATCTTTCCAATTGCTGGATTCATATAAACGTTTTCCAGATGATACAGAATTTGAAAAAGAAATTATTTCGAAAGATGTTTATAATTTTCGGTCACGAAATTATTTGCTGAGTAAACTGGAGAACTTCAAACGAAAAGAGTTTGTAAATGTTGATGAATATACCATCGAACATATATTGCCACAAAATCAAAATCTATCTGAGGAATGGCAGAATATGCTTGGTGAAGAATGGCAAGATATTCAGAAAAAATATCTTCACACTTTAGGAAATCTGACATTGACTGGATATAATTCTGAAATGAGTGATCATCCATTTGCGAGAAAGAAATCTATTGAAGGAGGATTTGATGATTCACCTTTAAGATTAAATACTTATTTAAGAACTGCATCCCAATGGACACCAACCGAGATTGGCGAACGTGCAGGCGAACTTTCTCAGAAAGCAACCTTAATTTGGGATAGCCCAAAACTTTCTTCAGAGATTTTAGAAAGATATTTGCAGAAAGACGAAAAAGAAATTGTTTCCTATAATTTGAATCATTTCGGTTATTTAGAAGGAGAAATTTTAGAATTATATGAATCACTTAAAAAACGAATTTTAAATATTGATTCATCAGTAAAGGAAGAAATCAAGAAACTGTATATAGCTTTTAAATCATCAACCAATTTTGTTGACATAGAGCCACAAAAATCAAGATTGCGACTGATGCTCAATATGAAATTTGACGAAATAAATGACCCTTTGAATTTGGCAAAAGATGTTACAGGATTAGGACGTTGGGGTAACGGAGATGTTGAAGTAGGAATTTCAAACATCAATGAAATTGATGACGTGATGGATTTGATTCAGCAGGCTTTTGATGTGCAAGTGGGTGCATAA
- a CDS encoding restriction endonuclease subunit M, with protein sequence MMNAVDILENEILELSEEILEILLRDHTSKKNIFWGTDNYENLGKGYEFNSEIKPELITGDNGNVIMPRVKKDLQLQLFRIKDKAEVFTPSWVCNAQNNLIDNAWFGRENVFNSEVYESRGSKRWITNPEKVEFPKGKTWKHYVRDKRLEIACGEAPYITSRYDTTTGEFIPIKERIGLLDRKLRVISENVHSSGDWLKASQIAFKNTYAFEWQGDSLLLAREAMLYTFIDFYREKFEKEPLLKSIKYIAYIISWNVWQMDGLKGVLPNSCKSKEHEVENLFGEKTMTEIPCEGCDKNEIKKHNGKYCLIKDWETVDKLTGKKGKKIRFVDLLK encoded by the coding sequence ATGATGAATGCGGTTGATATTTTAGAAAATGAAATACTAGAACTTTCAGAAGAAATTCTTGAAATACTTCTTCGTGATCATACTTCTAAGAAAAATATTTTTTGGGGTACTGATAATTATGAAAACCTTGGTAAAGGCTATGAATTTAACTCTGAGATAAAACCCGAACTAATTACAGGTGATAATGGAAATGTAATAATGCCGAGAGTGAAAAAAGATTTGCAATTGCAACTTTTTAGAATAAAAGATAAAGCGGAAGTTTTTACACCATCATGGGTTTGTAATGCTCAAAATAATTTGATTGACAATGCATGGTTTGGAAGAGAAAATGTATTTAACAGCGAGGTTTATGAATCAAGAGGATCAAAAAGATGGATTACTAATCCTGAAAAAGTAGAATTTCCTAAGGGGAAAACTTGGAAACATTATGTTCGAGATAAAAGATTAGAAATTGCATGTGGAGAAGCTCCATACATTACAAGCAGATACGATACCACAACTGGGGAATTTATTCCTATTAAAGAAAGAATTGGCTTGTTAGATAGAAAATTAAGAGTAATTAGTGAAAACGTTCATTCTTCTGGAGATTGGTTAAAAGCATCTCAAATTGCGTTTAAGAATACTTATGCTTTTGAATGGCAAGGTGACAGTCTGTTGCTGGCGAGAGAAGCAATGTTATATACATTTATTGATTTTTACAGAGAAAAATTTGAGAAAGAACCATTATTAAAGTCAATCAAATACATCGCTTATATCATATCATGGAATGTTTGGCAAATGGATGGTTTAAAAGGAGTTTTGCCAAATTCTTGCAAATCGAAGGAACATGAAGTAGAAAACTTATTCGGTGAGAAAACCATGACTGAAATCCCATGTGAAGGTTGCGATAAAAATGAAATTAAAAAACATAATGGAAAATATTGTCTTATTAAAGATTGGGAAACTGTCGATAAATTGACTGGTAAGAAGGGCAAAAAAATAAGATTTGTTGATTTATTAAAATAG
- a CDS encoding helix-turn-helix transcriptional regulator — protein sequence MQEIPINRLKAVLAEKQKTGKWLADQLNKSETTVSRWCRNEIQPSMETFVVIARLLDLDVKELLNSTK from the coding sequence ATGCAGGAAATTCCAATTAATAGACTTAAAGCTGTACTTGCTGAAAAACAGAAAACGGGTAAATGGCTTGCAGATCAATTAAATAAATCAGAAACAACTGTTTCCAGATGGTGTCGAAATGAAATACAACCTTCTATGGAAACTTTCGTTGTGATTGCAAGACTTCTTGATTTGGACGTTAAAGAATTGTTGAATTCAACAAAGTAA